A genomic stretch from Longimicrobium sp. includes:
- a CDS encoding ABC transporter ATP-binding protein, whose amino-acid sequence MACIEARGLRKAFGGTVALDGVDLRVEEGRILGLVGPNGAGKTTLLNAILGLIPHHGELSVLGRDPWTERDRLMRDVSFISDVAVLPRWLRVSQALDYVAGVHPRFDRAKAEGFLAKTDIDRTGRVGDLSKGMVVQLHLALVMAIDARLLVLDEPTLGLDLLYRKQFYDSLLDDYFDRGRTIVVTTHQVEEIQHVLTDLVFMDRGRIVLACSMDEFESRYLEVMVRPGHADQARALGPIHEREMFGRTVLLFDGADRRQLAALGDVRTPSIADAFVAVVGGQAGQARGAAR is encoded by the coding sequence ATGGCATGCATCGAAGCTCGCGGCCTGCGCAAGGCCTTCGGCGGGACCGTCGCCCTGGACGGCGTGGACCTGCGCGTCGAGGAAGGCCGCATCCTCGGGCTCGTCGGGCCCAACGGGGCGGGCAAGACCACCCTGCTCAACGCGATCCTCGGCCTCATCCCCCATCACGGAGAGCTGAGCGTGCTCGGGCGCGACCCGTGGACCGAGCGCGACCGGCTCATGCGCGACGTCTCCTTCATCTCCGACGTCGCCGTGCTGCCGCGCTGGCTGCGGGTCTCGCAGGCGCTCGACTACGTCGCCGGCGTGCATCCGCGCTTCGACCGCGCGAAGGCGGAGGGGTTTCTCGCGAAGACCGACATCGACCGCACGGGCAGGGTCGGGGACCTGTCGAAGGGGATGGTGGTCCAGCTGCACCTGGCCCTGGTCATGGCCATCGACGCCAGGCTGCTGGTGCTCGACGAGCCGACGCTCGGCCTCGACCTCCTCTACCGCAAGCAGTTCTACGACTCGCTGCTGGACGACTACTTCGACCGCGGCCGCACCATCGTGGTGACGACGCACCAGGTGGAAGAGATCCAGCACGTGCTCACCGACCTTGTGTTCATGGACCGCGGCCGCATCGTGCTCGCCTGCAGCATGGACGAATTCGAGTCGCGCTACCTGGAGGTGATGGTCCGTCCCGGGCACGCCGACCAGGCGCGGGCGCTCGGGCCGATCCACGAGCGGGAGATGTTCGGCCGCACCGTCCTGCTGTTCGACGGCGCGGACCGCCGCCAGCTCGCCGCGCTGGGCGACGTGCGCACGCCCAGCATCGCCGACGCGTTCGTCGCGGTGGTGGGCGGCCAGGCCGGCCAGGCACGAGGAGCGGCGCGATGA
- a CDS encoding GntR family transcriptional regulator — MDGEWNDSQPIYRQLRDRVVAMILDGVLEEGDPLPSVRSVATEHRVNHLTVLKGYQQLVDEQLVETKRGRGMFVRPGARRLLLEGERQRFLAEQWPRIHATIQRLGLTPEELLDAAMSRRPAPAADDEER, encoded by the coding sequence ATGGATGGTGAGTGGAACGACAGCCAGCCGATCTACCGCCAGCTTCGGGACCGCGTCGTCGCCATGATCCTCGACGGCGTGCTCGAGGAGGGCGATCCGCTGCCGTCCGTGCGCAGCGTCGCGACCGAGCACCGGGTCAACCACCTCACGGTTCTCAAGGGCTATCAACAGCTGGTCGACGAGCAGCTCGTGGAGACGAAGCGGGGCCGCGGGATGTTCGTCAGGCCGGGCGCGCGCCGGCTGCTGCTGGAGGGCGAGCGCCAGAGGTTCCTCGCGGAACAGTGGCCGAGGATCCACGCCACCATCCAGCGGCTCGGCCTGACGCCGGAAGAGCTGCTGGACGCCGCCATGAGCCGCCGCCCGGCGCCCGCCGCCGACGACGAGGAGCGCTGA